One genomic window of Streptomyces sp. NBC_01498 includes the following:
- a CDS encoding NAD(P)/FAD-dependent oxidoreductase, producing MSAVVVVGAGIVGSSVAYHLARRGVPVTLIERGPAPAAGVTGASFAWIGGAGGHWPGGARDLREYVLADYRRLEGELPHVTVRRCGSLSPAHRTGTHGRRRVSSASDDVTSRRWSPTSGARPSKPSTSRATRGVDPTALARTLVTAAADHGATALHDTAVTSLRVTGGRVDGVLTSTGPHAAGTVVLTAGTDIPELCEPLSADLPVVASPAAVARVAAPPGLVRTVVASPAFEVREVRDGELLLGLPHAEGRAALDRAARDTLQRLKAAFRGSGQCRLLGYRTGRRPMPAHGPVIGYATDDRSVYVAVMHSAVTLAPTAGRLVADELVTGRPAPELRHCRPRTR from the coding sequence ATGTCAGCCGTTGTCGTCGTCGGCGCGGGAATCGTCGGTTCCTCCGTGGCCTACCACCTGGCACGCCGGGGCGTCCCGGTCACCCTGATCGAGCGGGGACCCGCACCGGCCGCCGGGGTCACCGGGGCGTCCTTCGCCTGGATCGGCGGCGCGGGAGGTCATTGGCCCGGTGGTGCGCGCGACCTCCGCGAGTACGTCCTGGCGGACTACCGACGCCTGGAGGGCGAACTGCCCCACGTCACGGTCCGCCGGTGCGGCTCGCTGTCTCCGGCGCACCGGACGGGGACGCACGGCCGGAGGCGGGTCAGCTCCGCGTCGGACGACGTGACATCGCGGCGCTGGAGCCCAACCTCCGGCGCCCGCCCGAGCAAGCCGTCCACATCCCGAGCGACGCGGGGCGTCGACCCGACGGCGCTGGCCCGGACGCTCGTGACAGCCGCCGCCGACCACGGAGCAACCGCCCTCCACGACACCGCGGTTACCTCCCTGCGGGTGACCGGCGGACGTGTGGACGGAGTGCTGACGTCGACCGGACCCCATGCCGCCGGCACCGTGGTGCTCACGGCGGGCACCGACATCCCCGAGCTCTGCGAGCCCCTGTCGGCGGACCTCCCCGTCGTGGCATCCCCGGCCGCCGTCGCGCGGGTCGCGGCTCCGCCCGGCCTGGTCAGGACCGTCGTGGCGAGCCCCGCCTTCGAGGTCCGGGAAGTCCGGGACGGCGAGCTCCTGCTGGGTCTGCCGCACGCCGAGGGCAGAGCGGCCCTCGATCGGGCCGCGCGTGACACGCTCCAGCGTCTGAAGGCCGCCTTCCGGGGGAGCGGGCAGTGCCGCCTGCTCGGCTATCGCACCGGCAGACGCCCCATGCCCGCGCACGGACCCGTCATCGGCTACGCGACGGACGATCGATCCGTCTACGTCGCCGTCATGCACTCCGCCGTCACCCTGGCGCCCACGGCCGGACGGCTCGTCGCGGACGAACTCGTGACCGGCAGACCGGCCCCCGAGCTGCGGCACTGCCGCCCGCGCACCCGCTGA